In Desulfomonilaceae bacterium, one DNA window encodes the following:
- a CDS encoding Wzz/FepE/Etk N-terminal domain-containing protein, giving the protein MKDVQGLTLRDILNVIYKRILILKLMVVLVPIGVFIGCLLATPVYQVGAKVMVTAKKDESSLLVGASPGASRILNLNIDEMDLNSEMEIMKSPDLWARTVKALGPDFFRGESQGLLGRVIGVISSGISDLVPSREESKKEENPEAQEAAKDRAIASGLMARFDVTPVARSKVLDLSFKDSNPDKVQKILSTFLTVYIPYHSQVYSMPGVQGFFAEQLEASKEKYDLTRQKLTEFKSKWNLSIPDRQEQDVLSTLKMIQDALVDVNSNIKQYDETFSIAGKRDVTTGQLAPSAVRSGESTLINVLSVQLVQAEQKLSQLGEMFAEGSRDYRAGVEQYKDANDRFKSALNAEKTILEVKKASLEASRTRVLQQMNLLAQKSEEFRALNLDLSVAREQYLTFIGKEQAARIEGAESRQKLVDIKILGDPSRPKNPIFPKTGLYVLLGFLFSFPLGIGIIFAATFLDHSFDDPSSLEAATGYKVLATFGKVKKGEPPGEDK; this is encoded by the coding sequence ATGAAGGATGTTCAGGGGCTGACATTACGAGATATCCTGAATGTAATTTACAAGAGGATACTCATTTTAAAACTAATGGTAGTCCTTGTCCCAATTGGGGTTTTCATCGGATGCCTGCTAGCCACACCAGTATATCAGGTCGGCGCAAAGGTTATGGTCACGGCAAAGAAAGATGAGTCTTCCCTGCTTGTTGGGGCAAGTCCGGGAGCTTCGCGAATCCTCAACCTGAACATTGATGAAATGGACCTGAACAGTGAAATGGAGATAATGAAGAGTCCGGACTTGTGGGCAAGAACCGTGAAGGCTCTTGGACCGGATTTCTTTAGAGGAGAGTCCCAGGGGTTATTGGGAAGAGTTATTGGGGTGATCTCATCCGGCATATCAGATTTGGTCCCATCGCGAGAAGAATCCAAGAAAGAGGAAAACCCCGAAGCCCAGGAAGCAGCCAAGGACCGGGCGATAGCGTCGGGACTAATGGCCAGGTTTGACGTGACGCCGGTCGCGCGTTCGAAGGTACTGGACCTGAGTTTCAAAGATTCAAACCCAGACAAGGTCCAGAAAATTCTTTCCACATTCCTTACAGTCTATATTCCATATCATTCCCAGGTTTACTCTATGCCTGGAGTCCAGGGCTTTTTTGCCGAACAGCTTGAGGCTTCAAAAGAAAAATATGATCTCACCAGACAAAAACTCACGGAATTTAAGAGTAAATGGAACCTGTCAATTCCTGACCGGCAGGAACAGGATGTGCTTTCAACCCTCAAAATGATACAAGACGCTTTGGTTGACGTTAATTCCAACATAAAACAGTATGATGAGACGTTTTCGATTGCAGGAAAAAGAGATGTAACCACTGGACAACTTGCTCCAAGCGCTGTACGAAGCGGAGAAAGCACCCTTATAAACGTCCTTTCTGTCCAACTGGTCCAGGCTGAACAAAAGCTCTCACAACTTGGTGAAATGTTCGCTGAGGGTAGTCGTGATTACCGTGCAGGGGTAGAACAATACAAGGATGCGAACGATAGATTCAAGTCCGCGTTGAATGCAGAAAAGACCATACTGGAGGTGAAAAAGGCCAGCCTGGAAGCTAGCCGAACCCGTGTCCTACAACAGATGAATCTTTTAGCTCAAAAAAGCGAGGAGTTCAGGGCGTTAAATCTCGATCTCTCTGTAGCGCGCGAACAGTATCTAACATTTATTGGAAAAGAACAGGCGGCTCGTATCGAAGGAGCTGAAAGCCGACAAAAACTCGTTGATATCAAGATACTTGGTGATCCGAGTCGTCCCAAGAATCCTATTTTTCCCAAAACAGGTTTGTATGTCCTTCTTGGGTTCTTATTTTCATTTCCCCTCGGTATAGGAATAATATTTGCAGCCACATTCCTTGATCACTCTTTCGATGATCCTTCCAGCCTGGAGGCGGCTACAGGGTACAAGGTGCTTGCCACATTCGGAAAAGTGAAGAAAGGGGAGCCTCCGGGAGAGGACAAGTGA
- a CDS encoding glycosyltransferase, translating into MNETKPRILMLTNSVYSRDIRVRRYAEYLVNDGFLVDIICLASEEGAPQSSDDRIGVFPIPMTRKRQEKIRHLIDWGLSILLMFWYVNKLDFHNGYSLIHVHNMPDILVFCATIQKIKGTPIILNIHDATPELAQSKLGIGPNHPIIKVQSFLEKVCVGFSAHVITATEPFKNKLIERGTPEKKITVITNFPDERMFRSREALRIRGDEDGQFVLLYVGTVAFRYGLQTVVRALPTLRERIPGLKLQVFTKIKGEGKALSDCVQLAQDLGVADIFEVNDPVPLEKMPFIMANADIGLYPALKDCHMDNALSLKIPEMVNMELPIVAARISVLEQLYGSDSIAFVESGDVTDFSRMVVELYKSPEKRRSFASNAKAKGSRMLWRDQYPIYRKLVEKLIRKG; encoded by the coding sequence ATGAACGAGACTAAGCCGCGCATTCTCATGCTCACTAACAGTGTATATTCACGGGATATTCGCGTACGCCGTTACGCCGAATATCTCGTGAATGACGGGTTCCTGGTAGATATAATATGCCTGGCTTCTGAAGAAGGAGCGCCCCAGTCCAGTGATGATCGAATTGGGGTTTTTCCTATTCCCATGACAAGAAAGCGTCAGGAGAAAATCAGACACTTGATTGATTGGGGCTTGTCGATCCTCTTAATGTTCTGGTACGTGAACAAGCTGGATTTTCACAATGGTTACAGTCTAATTCACGTTCATAACATGCCTGACATTCTGGTGTTTTGCGCTACAATTCAAAAGATTAAAGGAACTCCAATCATACTGAACATTCATGACGCAACTCCGGAACTAGCTCAGTCAAAACTCGGTATAGGGCCAAACCACCCAATTATCAAAGTCCAGTCTTTTCTGGAAAAGGTCTGCGTCGGATTCAGCGCGCATGTTATTACCGCGACCGAACCTTTCAAAAACAAACTCATTGAACGAGGAACACCTGAAAAGAAAATTACTGTCATTACCAATTTCCCGGATGAGCGTATGTTTAGATCAAGGGAGGCTCTTCGTATTAGGGGAGATGAGGACGGACAGTTTGTTCTCCTCTATGTAGGGACAGTAGCTTTCAGATACGGGCTCCAGACAGTTGTCCGGGCTCTTCCCACTCTTCGTGAAAGAATCCCGGGCTTGAAGCTCCAGGTCTTTACAAAAATAAAGGGAGAAGGCAAAGCTCTCTCGGATTGCGTGCAATTGGCTCAAGATCTAGGGGTTGCAGATATTTTCGAAGTCAATGACCCAGTACCGCTGGAGAAAATGCCGTTTATAATGGCGAATGCGGATATCGGGCTATATCCCGCTCTTAAAGACTGCCACATGGATAATGCTCTCTCGCTCAAGATTCCTGAGATGGTAAACATGGAACTGCCAATTGTGGCGGCAAGAATATCTGTCCTTGAGCAACTTTACGGTTCGGATTCCATAGCCTTTGTGGAGTCAGGCGATGTAACAGACTTTTCCCGGATGGTCGTCGAGCTTTACAAATCCCCCGAGAAAAGGCGCTCTTTTGCTTCGAACGCCAAGGCAAAAGGCTCCAGGATGTTGTGGAGAGACCAGTATCCTATTTACCGGAAATTGGTTGAAAAACTGATTCGCAAGGGTTAG
- a CDS encoding O-antigen ligase family protein, with protein MDQTLAINKNFKLFLIISFSALAGGYFYVMALGTGFRAFIIIHGGILFFAGIALFLRNIKEFLIFSTLFAIALGYGRHFVYERLPFESVLYSAGIRLDGSELILILCYIHWAITSSGSHDLTRRLTIGGKVGAVFLAWMTYVFLSSFLTATREDYSLYEALVYFKGFLLFFYLVNNIRDNYYLKLVVYALFAACVAQSLYMILQYITKTAYTINGDWIPFIGPEGFRSRGFYGSPDAHATFLVTIFPMFVLALFLLRDLFRKTIILTAIVIILAAIICSKVRIAFASIGIGVATAVLISYTRGWLSKNQIAGTIIGGALGVLIIIPFVYARFAYGIYGEDRWPLIVTAYNMFKSHLLFGVGANNYNFVVMKYIPPSMTTAWVFTVHDEYLLRIAETGFVGFCFYYYLIWTVTKEFYRGMATRNNLLFLVSCGLFSALIASLFHRLVSMYHYQQVYLLHCTIYALAFIVNSIRKEEASGSE; from the coding sequence GTGGACCAAACCTTAGCAATAAACAAGAATTTCAAGCTATTCCTAATCATATCGTTTTCTGCTCTCGCTGGGGGATACTTCTATGTCATGGCGCTGGGAACGGGTTTTAGAGCTTTTATCATAATACATGGAGGAATACTTTTTTTTGCCGGCATAGCTCTATTTCTGAGAAACATAAAAGAGTTTCTGATTTTTTCCACGTTGTTCGCAATAGCCTTAGGTTATGGAAGGCACTTCGTTTATGAAAGATTACCGTTTGAATCAGTTCTATACAGCGCCGGAATCCGACTTGACGGTTCAGAGCTTATTCTCATTCTTTGTTATATTCATTGGGCCATAACTTCCAGTGGCTCTCATGACTTAACCAGACGATTAACAATTGGCGGCAAGGTCGGGGCTGTTTTCCTGGCATGGATGACCTATGTTTTTCTGTCCTCTTTCTTGACGGCGACAAGAGAGGATTATAGTCTTTATGAAGCGCTTGTTTATTTCAAAGGCTTCCTTCTCTTTTTTTATCTTGTGAACAACATAAGAGATAATTACTACCTTAAACTCGTTGTATATGCGCTTTTTGCCGCATGTGTCGCGCAATCCTTGTATATGATCCTTCAGTACATTACCAAGACAGCCTACACTATCAATGGTGACTGGATACCATTTATCGGTCCGGAAGGGTTTCGATCCCGAGGATTTTATGGTAGTCCGGACGCTCACGCCACATTCCTGGTGACAATCTTCCCAATGTTTGTACTCGCTCTGTTTCTGTTGAGAGATCTTTTCAGAAAAACCATAATCTTGACCGCCATAGTCATTATTCTGGCAGCTATTATTTGCAGCAAGGTCAGGATCGCTTTCGCTTCAATCGGCATTGGCGTGGCTACAGCAGTCCTGATCAGTTACACAAGGGGTTGGCTTTCCAAAAACCAAATCGCAGGGACTATAATAGGCGGCGCATTGGGGGTGTTGATTATCATTCCTTTTGTTTACGCAAGGTTCGCTTATGGAATTTACGGTGAAGACCGTTGGCCTCTCATTGTCACCGCTTATAACATGTTCAAATCGCATCTGTTGTTTGGTGTTGGCGCCAACAATTACAACTTTGTCGTTATGAAATATATTCCCCCTAGCATGACTACAGCATGGGTCTTCACTGTGCATGATGAATATCTCTTGAGGATCGCTGAGACGGGTTTTGTCGGCTTTTGTTTTTATTATTATCTGATATGGACGGTGACCAAGGAATTTTATCGGGGGATGGCCACCAGGAACAACCTTCTATTTTTGGTGTCATGCGGCCTCTTTTCAGCCTTGATAGCCTCATTGTTCCATCGTTTGGTGTCAATGTATCATTATCAGCAGGTCTATCTCCTGCACTGCACGATTTATGCCCTGGCCTTTATAGTGAATTCCATCCGAAAGGAAGAAGCGTCGGGGTCGGAATGA
- a CDS encoding alginate lyase family protein, whose translation MNLNVWKYRYRRLRSLTPDDFTRRLEIRSWRRKILDFVNSHSGPITSSSIHAWCDHYGSSTHVANPEVGQSNLGLIGTLPKGFLNDPDFWKTFQRSYSSETDHLLSLAEDTIDGRIELFGWKEVPVSVPALEPQDAEALEVVKGWDSTNHWDINFFQSKARPDFDVKWLWELQRLQFLLWLGAAWRLTEDNRFASVAREILDWWFNQLRYPWGVEWSSNLEVGLRLLSISRCHIMFMNSPMWDSTFISTLTAWNRLHATHLREEITLHYTLGNHQLGEASALVLFALIYPGYEESILWKAFGLKTIEKILPDLILSDGVYAEQSTSYLKFALEFLLPIVFASGTASQCFSDVVTGRLKSSLEFIMALSDRGKTTPMIGDSDSGSAIGWGLENYWDFSWLLAAGSTLLNTPSLAEGIEKYPAEAFLNTGLEGLEKFNSFRTAQSGRSVATKARRSNYWGFPVGGYHFSRDSYFQMVFDSGPLGMYPGFGHGHADALSVWLNIENKPIIVDSGTMRYNAQFDVRSFFRQTSSHNTLVINRTGQAEVLDTFKWASDYRVDWSDAIEMTNFRVFSGLLVTNSYIHKRIILHSLEKGFIICDRVSVHGDALVESYFHLHPEVRIDCIGRNKFLVSDENDLCEVILPQIEGTSCQVVRGSKDPMQGWYSESYGLVAPSYCLKFSINISNTRELVTIIQRPGISLDQAEDLHLLRTM comes from the coding sequence ATGAACCTGAATGTTTGGAAATACCGCTACAGGCGCTTGAGGAGCCTGACGCCTGATGATTTTACCAGACGGCTGGAGATTCGGTCGTGGCGTAGAAAGATCCTGGACTTTGTCAACAGCCATTCCGGCCCCATAACATCTTCCTCTATCCATGCCTGGTGCGATCATTACGGCTCATCAACTCATGTCGCAAACCCTGAAGTTGGGCAAAGTAACCTGGGGCTGATCGGAACCTTGCCCAAAGGATTTCTGAATGATCCTGATTTCTGGAAAACATTTCAAAGATCGTATTCCAGTGAGACAGATCATTTATTGAGTTTGGCCGAAGACACCATAGATGGAAGGATAGAACTCTTCGGCTGGAAAGAGGTTCCGGTTTCAGTTCCTGCGCTTGAGCCGCAGGACGCTGAAGCGTTAGAAGTTGTCAAAGGTTGGGATTCAACGAATCATTGGGACATCAATTTTTTTCAGAGTAAAGCCAGGCCTGATTTTGATGTGAAGTGGCTTTGGGAACTCCAAAGATTGCAGTTCCTGCTATGGCTTGGCGCCGCGTGGAGATTGACAGAAGACAACAGGTTCGCATCGGTCGCTCGAGAGATTTTGGACTGGTGGTTCAACCAACTGAGATATCCATGGGGAGTCGAATGGAGCAGCAATCTTGAAGTAGGATTGAGACTGCTTTCGATCTCCCGTTGCCATATAATGTTCATGAATAGCCCCATGTGGGATTCGACATTCATATCGACACTTACGGCATGGAATCGTCTTCATGCTACGCATCTGCGAGAAGAAATCACTCTTCATTACACTCTGGGAAATCACCAACTGGGTGAGGCTTCCGCGTTGGTGTTGTTCGCTTTAATTTACCCAGGTTACGAAGAATCGATTTTATGGAAGGCTTTTGGTTTAAAGACTATCGAAAAAATCCTTCCTGATCTGATTTTGTCCGATGGAGTTTACGCAGAACAATCAACGAGTTATCTGAAATTTGCTCTTGAATTCTTGCTTCCCATCGTTTTTGCGTCAGGCACCGCATCCCAATGTTTTTCTGATGTAGTCACAGGCAGGTTGAAATCTTCTCTTGAGTTTATTATGGCCCTGTCCGACCGTGGAAAAACAACTCCAATGATCGGCGACTCCGACTCCGGTTCCGCCATTGGTTGGGGGCTGGAAAATTATTGGGATTTTTCATGGTTATTGGCCGCTGGCTCCACTTTGCTCAACACCCCCAGTCTCGCAGAGGGAATAGAAAAATATCCTGCTGAGGCGTTCTTGAACACCGGCCTCGAGGGCTTGGAGAAGTTTAATTCTTTCAGGACTGCGCAATCCGGACGATCTGTGGCGACAAAAGCCCGAAGATCAAATTATTGGGGTTTTCCGGTTGGCGGCTATCATTTTTCCCGCGATTCTTATTTCCAGATGGTTTTTGATTCAGGGCCACTTGGCATGTATCCAGGATTTGGTCATGGACATGCCGACGCCTTGTCAGTCTGGTTGAACATTGAGAACAAACCAATAATAGTTGATTCCGGAACCATGCGCTACAACGCGCAATTCGATGTGCGTTCTTTTTTCAGGCAAACTTCCAGCCACAACACGCTAGTAATAAACAGAACCGGTCAGGCTGAAGTTCTTGATACCTTTAAGTGGGCGTCGGATTATCGCGTCGATTGGAGTGACGCAATCGAAATGACCAATTTTAGAGTTTTTTCAGGGTTGCTCGTTACGAATTCTTACATTCACAAAAGGATAATTCTGCATTCCCTTGAAAAGGGCTTCATAATTTGTGACAGGGTGTCGGTTCATGGCGACGCCCTGGTCGAGAGCTATTTTCATTTACATCCTGAGGTGCGCATCGATTGTATAGGCAGGAACAAGTTTCTCGTGTCAGACGAAAACGACCTTTGTGAAGTGATTTTGCCTCAAATTGAAGGAACTTCATGCCAGGTTGTAAGGGGATCTAAGGATCCGATGCAGGGATGGTATTCAGAGAGCTATGGCCTTGTGGCGCCGTCTTATTGTCTCAAGTTTTCCATCAATATTTCGAACACACGCGAACTCGTGACGATAATTCAGCGACCAGGGATTTCCTTAGACCAAGCCGAGGATCTACATTTACTAAGAACCATGTGA
- a CDS encoding CpsD/CapB family tyrosine-protein kinase yields MIKSFASSHADQMHRLQWALFQTEAVKESWVVQITSSRFGEGVTTVALALASSMGRLFGHDSTVVVEANLRKPAFHDTLGVLPKIPLTNLLEAGHGSLDAVTRIEDCGISVLSAGASPIAGAATGPEFYLEHIGKIFDELRTRYRFVIVDTPPVVPFVDSDIVAGFVDSVVIVVEATTTKAEVLDVTINRLKAVEAHIAGLILNKRVFYIPKWLYRFL; encoded by the coding sequence ATGATAAAGTCGTTCGCTTCCTCCCACGCCGACCAGATGCATAGACTCCAATGGGCATTGTTTCAGACCGAAGCCGTCAAGGAGTCCTGGGTTGTTCAGATAACTTCGTCACGTTTTGGGGAGGGCGTTACCACGGTTGCGCTTGCGCTGGCAAGTTCCATGGGCCGCTTATTTGGGCATGATTCGACCGTTGTGGTGGAAGCCAATCTTCGAAAGCCAGCATTTCATGACACGTTGGGTGTTCTCCCTAAGATTCCTTTAACAAATCTTTTGGAAGCCGGTCATGGATCATTGGACGCGGTTACCAGGATTGAAGATTGCGGGATTTCCGTGCTTTCAGCCGGAGCCTCACCGATTGCTGGAGCAGCCACTGGACCTGAATTCTACCTGGAACATATAGGGAAAATTTTTGATGAGTTGCGAACTCGTTACAGGTTTGTCATTGTGGACACGCCGCCGGTCGTTCCTTTTGTCGATAGCGATATTGTGGCTGGTTTTGTGGATTCAGTAGTAATAGTTGTAGAAGCCACCACAACCAAGGCGGAAGTTCTGGACGTCACCATCAATCGTCTCAAGGCGGTAGAAGCCCATATTGCGGGCTTGATTCTGAACAAACGAGTCTTCTACATTCCGAAATGGTTGTACAGATTTCTGTAA
- a CDS encoding AMP-binding protein has product MIKWVIPFYSALPIFAQHMGCNIHGAHMNQRFYGRKYREILDQDIRRSFLSSKTLREYRDKKLRKFVEHAVRTTPYYRKLFSDFGLSVKDIQTLKDLSKLPILKKSDVQDYFEDLQSDILPKDEKILINTSGTTGMPLNIYTTQIALIELYAVWGRYYHWHGINPGEQWCAVFGARPWVDVSQKEPPFWRFNHFGRQIFFSAFHMTQHNIKYYISELRKRQPPWIQGFPSLIVLLANYLIENKESLDYPVKHVTFGAENVFSYQIEAVKEAFGVRPRQHYGLVEAVANISECELGKLHVDEDFSAVEFAPRDDGTFSLVGTNFTNPAMPLIRYDTNDFITLDETECDCGRPGRVVKEIDGRIEDYIVKMDGSKIAQMDSIFKGLSSIRAAQFYQDRPGAFTLRIVRGKTYSKSDERKLLVRIAVRVGPETDVKLDYVDELERSSGGKVRLFINKLMSPPSDMDASPQH; this is encoded by the coding sequence ATGATAAAATGGGTAATTCCTTTCTATTCGGCGCTACCCATATTTGCCCAGCATATGGGGTGCAATATACACGGCGCACACATGAACCAGAGGTTTTATGGCAGGAAATACAGAGAAATTCTTGATCAGGATATTCGACGCTCTTTCCTCTCCTCGAAAACCTTGAGAGAATATCGAGACAAGAAGTTAAGAAAATTTGTAGAACACGCCGTCAGAACCACTCCTTACTACAGAAAGCTGTTCAGTGATTTTGGCCTTTCGGTCAAGGACATTCAAACACTAAAAGATCTCAGCAAGCTCCCCATACTAAAAAAAAGCGACGTGCAGGACTATTTTGAGGATTTACAATCGGACATCCTGCCCAAAGATGAAAAAATCCTTATCAATACGAGCGGAACAACTGGCATGCCGCTCAACATTTACACAACCCAAATTGCATTGATCGAATTATATGCCGTCTGGGGGAGATACTACCACTGGCACGGTATCAATCCTGGTGAACAATGGTGCGCTGTGTTCGGCGCCCGTCCATGGGTTGATGTTTCTCAGAAAGAGCCTCCCTTCTGGAGGTTCAACCACTTTGGCCGACAAATTTTTTTCAGCGCATTCCACATGACTCAGCACAATATCAAGTACTACATATCCGAACTTCGGAAACGACAACCACCCTGGATACAGGGTTTTCCTTCACTCATCGTACTGTTGGCGAATTACCTGATAGAAAACAAAGAAAGTCTCGACTATCCAGTCAAACATGTCACCTTTGGAGCGGAAAATGTCTTTTCATACCAGATTGAGGCGGTAAAAGAGGCTTTTGGCGTCCGTCCGAGACAGCACTATGGTCTGGTTGAGGCTGTGGCGAACATCTCTGAATGTGAACTTGGAAAACTGCACGTAGATGAGGACTTTAGCGCCGTGGAATTTGCTCCGAGAGACGACGGGACATTCTCCCTCGTGGGAACCAATTTCACAAACCCTGCGATGCCTTTGATACGATATGATACCAATGATTTTATAACCCTTGACGAGACCGAGTGTGATTGTGGCCGACCGGGACGGGTAGTAAAGGAGATAGACGGCAGGATAGAGGACTATATCGTCAAGATGGACGGCTCTAAAATAGCGCAAATGGATAGCATATTCAAAGGCTTATCCAGCATCAGAGCCGCCCAGTTCTATCAGGATCGCCCTGGGGCTTTCACTTTAAGAATAGTTAGAGGGAAAACCTATTCCAAATCTGATGAACGAAAACTTCTGGTAAGAATTGCGGTAAGAGTGGGGCCGGAAACAGATGTTAAGCTCGATTACGTTGATGAACTGGAACGATCCTCAGGGGGCAAAGTCAGATTGTTCATCAACAAACTTATGTCTCCTCCATCCGACATGGATGCTTCTCCACAACATTAG
- a CDS encoding glycosyltransferase — translation MKALHILHRSVPGTHGYAIRSKEIVANLTAKGVETLVVTSPSQAPLGKLDSESSEFIDGVRYFRSCGKLLEPTLEVKDGKYGRATIRVLQNANLLKMARRIARKYKPDVIHAHSPFTCGLVGDMVSLLTGIPSIYEMRGIWEDQHTSRYGMATTSLRYRGVRFLETQALKRADICFAISDALKAEIVSRGVEPGKIMIAPNGVDTRKFTPGRPSQELVDRFGFQDKLVMGYIGTFFYYEGLDLLARAFETLAARFPSLILFLVGDGELMPTLKDFATKSAYPDRVIFAGRIKNDLIVEYYKLFDFLILPRRDAREANLVTPLKPLEIMAMAKPLVASDIGGHREIVTNGVNGVLFQPEQTDALAEKCRLMIENPDYRNELGERSRTWVTENRDWRVLIDRYISAYESLAR, via the coding sequence ATGAAGGCTCTCCACATACTTCACAGATCAGTGCCGGGAACCCATGGATATGCTATCAGGAGCAAAGAAATCGTAGCCAATTTGACAGCCAAAGGAGTGGAGACTCTCGTGGTTACATCTCCCTCCCAGGCGCCTCTAGGCAAGTTGGATTCCGAATCGAGCGAATTCATTGACGGGGTAAGGTACTTTCGGAGTTGCGGAAAATTGCTCGAGCCTACCCTTGAAGTGAAAGATGGAAAATATGGCAGAGCAACCATAAGAGTCCTCCAAAACGCCAATCTTCTTAAAATGGCACGGCGGATAGCCCGCAAATACAAGCCTGATGTTATCCATGCCCACTCGCCGTTTACCTGTGGATTGGTGGGAGACATGGTGAGTCTCCTGACAGGCATACCTTCTATTTACGAGATGCGAGGTATCTGGGAAGACCAACATACAAGCCGTTACGGAATGGCGACAACTTCTCTAAGATATAGAGGTGTCCGGTTCCTCGAGACCCAGGCTCTCAAACGCGCCGACATTTGCTTTGCAATATCCGACGCTCTCAAAGCGGAGATCGTTTCCAGGGGCGTGGAGCCGGGCAAGATCATGATCGCTCCAAATGGTGTGGACACCAGAAAATTCACCCCGGGGCGGCCGTCTCAGGAACTTGTAGACCGGTTCGGGTTTCAGGATAAATTGGTGATGGGCTACATTGGTACTTTTTTTTATTATGAAGGTTTGGATTTGTTGGCGCGAGCCTTTGAGACCCTTGCAGCCCGGTTCCCGTCGCTCATCTTATTTCTGGTGGGAGACGGGGAACTCATGCCTACATTGAAAGATTTTGCGACCAAATCAGCCTACCCCGATAGAGTCATTTTCGCAGGGCGAATAAAAAACGATCTGATAGTAGAATATTACAAGTTGTTTGACTTCTTGATCCTGCCCAGGAGAGACGCCAGGGAGGCAAACCTGGTGACACCGCTTAAACCTCTCGAAATAATGGCGATGGCCAAGCCATTGGTAGCAAGCGATATCGGAGGTCACAGGGAAATTGTAACAAACGGGGTCAACGGAGTACTTTTCCAGCCTGAACAGACAGACGCTCTCGCTGAAAAATGTCGGCTAATGATAGAAAATCCGGATTACCGAAATGAACTGGGGGAACGTTCCAGAACATGGGTCACTGAAAATAGAGATTGGCGTGTATTGATAGATCGTTACATATCCGCTTATGAGAGCCTGGCAAGATGA